Proteins from a genomic interval of Desulfovibrio sp.:
- a CDS encoding glycosyltransferase family 4 protein, giving the protein MPETSTQASRPAFKTGLPHVAYVLLWYPLFTQPFIFREVEGLKGLLPLSVYSLYGPNLRHCSNEMRAVAGETHTYGMRALGRVLGECFRQILLHPLRTGRLFRKAIFRHWRSWETLGENLWAFCAGMYLGRLFKDAGIDMIYAPWPRGTATAAWVASQIAGVPFATAARGDNLEPADPDLGDKLTAAFFVRANNVADKKRIEVFDRGQALGKVELIYNSLTLPPLPAKNDSAEPPAQPREQAPMERPVRLLALGRFDVTKGFDVLIKACGILRDKGLDFRLTLAGGGGAVMGLGRMEAEILRLRENLQLEDRVLLPGIISHNELPRILAEHDIFAAPCVVHESGRRDGIPNTVIEALAYGLPVVSTTVNALPEVVIDGKTGLAVPPNNPEALAEALLRLADNAPLAQTLALNGKHLAADMFDPTRNNQRLADIFIKHYTIWKRSCAA; this is encoded by the coding sequence ATGCCGGAAACCAGCACCCAGGCCTCCCGTCCCGCTTTCAAAACGGGCTTGCCGCATGTGGCCTATGTTCTGCTGTGGTATCCCTTGTTCACACAGCCCTTTATTTTTCGAGAAGTAGAAGGCCTCAAAGGTCTGCTGCCGCTTTCGGTCTACAGCCTGTATGGCCCCAACCTGCGCCACTGTTCCAACGAAATGCGCGCAGTGGCGGGTGAAACCCATACCTACGGTATGCGCGCGCTGGGGCGTGTGCTTGGCGAATGCTTTCGCCAGATACTGCTGCACCCCCTGCGCACCGGCCGGCTCTTCCGCAAGGCGATCTTTCGCCACTGGCGCAGCTGGGAAACCCTGGGTGAAAACCTGTGGGCCTTCTGCGCTGGCATGTATCTGGGCCGCCTGTTCAAGGATGCTGGCATAGACATGATTTACGCGCCCTGGCCGCGTGGCACGGCCACCGCAGCCTGGGTTGCCTCGCAGATAGCTGGAGTACCCTTTGCCACTGCCGCGCGCGGCGACAACCTCGAACCAGCCGACCCCGATCTTGGCGACAAGCTCACTGCAGCTTTCTTTGTGCGTGCCAACAACGTGGCCGACAAAAAACGCATTGAAGTGTTTGACAGGGGTCAGGCACTGGGCAAGGTTGAGCTTATCTACAACAGCCTTACCCTGCCCCCCCTGCCTGCGAAGAACGATTCCGCAGAGCCCCCGGCCCAGCCCCGGGAGCAGGCTCCCATGGAACGGCCCGTGCGCCTGCTGGCGCTTGGCCGTTTTGACGTCACCAAGGGCTTTGACGTGCTTATCAAGGCCTGCGGCATTCTGCGCGACAAGGGGCTTGATTTCAGACTGACCCTTGCGGGCGGCGGCGGCGCAGTAATGGGTCTTGGCCGCATGGAAGCGGAAATTCTGCGCCTGCGCGAAAACCTGCAGCTGGAAGACCGTGTGCTGCTGCCGGGCATCATCTCGCACAACGAGCTGCCGCGCATACTGGCCGAGCACGACATCTTTGCCGCGCCCTGCGTTGTGCACGAATCTGGCCGCCGCGACGGCATCCCCAACACGGTTATCGAAGCCCTTGCCTACGGTCTGCCCGTGGTAAGCACCACGGTCAACGCCCTGCCGGAAGTAGTTATTGACGGTAAAACCGGCCTTGCGGTGCCCCCCAACAATCCGGAAGCCCTGGCCGAGGCGCTGTTGCGCCTTGCGGACAACGCCCCCCTGGCACAGACCCTGGCCCTCAACGGCAAGCACCTTGCGGCAGACATGTTTGATCCCACCCGCAACAATCAGCGGCTGGCGGATATTTTTATCAAACATTATACGATCTGGAAGCGGTCATGTGCGGCATAG
- the asnB gene encoding asparagine synthase (glutamine-hydrolyzing) gives MCGIAGICQIDATPLTPEAGQWVKTMTDRMAHRGPDGEGQWSRGPVCLGHRRLSIIDLSGGGQPMHSADEQLTVTFNGEIYNYAELKEQLTALGGRFQTSSDTEVILEGYRIWGPDCLARFDGMFAFALWDNHQRRLFCARDRFGKKPFFYTVQHGRLYFASELTGLEQLKHLTLSTDPQAIMRYLAYEYVPTPNSMYSEVQSLPPAHMLLVQEGGVRIARYWDMPVPDESDRRSDEELCEELRNLLARGVRRRMVSDVPLGVFLSGGIDSSIVAGLMARQSSTPIKTFSIGFTEASYDESHYARIVAKAFATDHHERVLSAEECADTLPGIISRMDVPMADASVAPTWLLSGVTREKVTVALGGDGADELWAGYEHYIGFKIAQWYNAAPAALRKGVIEPLAGMLPSSAGYINPRLAVATFLRAANAPAWQRVQTMLTAFTPDMQESVLDADFKAQQPGFLAPEALFAPTREQYEHWQPQGAASPLARAFHVYARQFMLDDILVKVDRCSMLHSLEVRAPFLDKDVAEFAARLPVSKKLHGFKRKWLLKKAFAELLPDEILYRNKRGFQIPVAQWLRGRMRPLMEDLLGESALKAQGIFNYKAVRALMDEHVSGRSDLRKPLWTLLVFQLWWRARHP, from the coding sequence ATGTGCGGCATAGCAGGCATCTGTCAGATAGACGCCACCCCCCTCACGCCTGAGGCAGGGCAATGGGTCAAGACCATGACCGACCGCATGGCCCATCGTGGTCCCGACGGCGAGGGCCAGTGGAGTCGCGGGCCGGTGTGCCTGGGGCACAGACGGCTTTCCATTATCGACCTTTCCGGCGGCGGGCAGCCCATGCACAGCGCCGATGAGCAACTGACCGTCACCTTCAATGGCGAAATCTACAACTATGCCGAACTCAAGGAACAGCTGACCGCCCTCGGTGGCCGCTTTCAGACCAGTTCCGATACCGAAGTCATTCTTGAGGGCTACCGCATCTGGGGCCCGGACTGCCTTGCGCGCTTTGACGGCATGTTTGCCTTTGCCCTGTGGGACAACCATCAGCGCCGCCTGTTCTGCGCGCGCGACCGCTTTGGCAAAAAACCCTTTTTTTACACCGTACAGCACGGCAGACTCTACTTTGCCTCCGAGCTCACAGGCCTTGAACAGCTCAAACACCTGACCCTGAGCACCGACCCACAGGCCATCATGCGCTATCTGGCCTATGAGTACGTGCCCACGCCCAACAGTATGTACAGCGAGGTGCAAAGCCTGCCCCCAGCCCACATGCTGCTGGTGCAGGAAGGCGGCGTGCGCATTGCCAGATACTGGGATATGCCCGTGCCCGACGAATCAGACCGCCGCAGCGACGAAGAGTTGTGCGAAGAACTGCGCAATCTTCTGGCGCGGGGCGTGCGCCGCCGCATGGTCAGCGACGTGCCGCTGGGCGTCTTTCTTTCCGGCGGCATCGATTCCTCCATCGTGGCCGGGCTTATGGCACGCCAGTCGTCAACACCCATCAAGACATTTTCCATCGGCTTTACCGAGGCCAGTTACGATGAGTCACACTATGCCCGCATAGTGGCCAAGGCCTTTGCCACAGACCACCACGAGCGCGTGCTCTCGGCCGAGGAATGCGCAGATACCCTGCCAGGCATCATCAGCCGTATGGATGTGCCCATGGCCGATGCCTCTGTTGCTCCCACATGGCTGCTTTCGGGCGTTACGCGCGAAAAGGTCACGGTGGCTCTGGGCGGCGACGGCGCCGACGAGCTGTGGGCCGGCTATGAGCATTACATCGGTTTCAAGATTGCCCAGTGGTACAACGCCGCTCCGGCAGCCCTGCGCAAGGGCGTCATTGAACCGCTGGCTGGCATGCTGCCCTCCTCCGCCGGGTATATCAACCCGCGCCTTGCGGTTGCTACCTTTTTGCGTGCTGCCAACGCCCCGGCCTGGCAGCGCGTGCAGACCATGCTTACGGCCTTTACGCCCGACATGCAGGAATCCGTTCTTGATGCGGACTTCAAGGCACAACAGCCCGGTTTTCTCGCACCCGAGGCACTTTTTGCCCCCACCCGCGAGCAGTACGAGCACTGGCAGCCCCAGGGTGCGGCCTCGCCTCTGGCACGGGCCTTCCATGTGTACGCCCGCCAGTTCATGCTCGACGACATTCTGGTCAAGGTTGACCGCTGCTCCATGCTTCACAGCCTTGAGGTTCGTGCACCATTCCTCGACAAGGATGTTGCGGAATTTGCCGCCCGCCTGCCTGTCAGCAAAAAGCTGCATGGCTTCAAGCGCAAGTGGCTGCTCAAAAAAGCCTTTGCCGAGCTGCTGCCAGACGAAATCCTGTACCGCAACAAGCGCGGTTTCCAGATTCCCGTGGCCCAGTGGCTGCGGGGCCGCATGCGTCCGCTCATGGAAGACCTGCTGGGCGAAAGCGCACTGAAGGCCCAGGGCATCTTTAATTACAAGGCGGTGCGCGCCCTGATGGACGAGCACGTCTCTGGCCGGTCCGACCTGCGCAAGCCGCTGTGGACCCTGCTGGTGTTCCAGCTCTGGTGGCGCGCGCGCCATCCCTGA
- a CDS encoding zinc metalloprotease HtpX produces MTSQIKTVLLLALLSAIIILLGGLMGGRTGVILAFGLALLMNVGSYWYSDKIVLSMYNARELAPEEAPYLHKIVEELAHNAGIPKPRVCVVPEEAPNAFATGRNPENAVVAVTEGIMRLLSPEELRGVVAHEIGHIVNRDILIQTIAGVMGSAIVTLANIFQFTAIFGGNRDEEGGGTNPIAAIAMALLAPMAAGLIQMAISRSREYLADDTGAELCGQPLALAGALNKLGMASGQIPMQEGNPSTEQMFIVTPMFAHGGMASLFSTHPPLEERIQRLRAMAASRR; encoded by the coding sequence ATGACCAGCCAGATCAAGACTGTTCTTCTGCTTGCCCTGCTTTCCGCCATCATAATATTGCTCGGTGGCCTGATGGGTGGCCGCACTGGCGTGATACTCGCCTTTGGCCTTGCCCTGCTCATGAATGTTGGCAGTTACTGGTATTCTGACAAAATTGTGCTCTCCATGTACAACGCGCGCGAACTCGCGCCAGAAGAAGCCCCGTACCTGCATAAAATCGTTGAAGAACTCGCCCACAATGCGGGCATTCCCAAACCCCGCGTGTGCGTAGTGCCCGAAGAGGCCCCCAATGCCTTTGCCACGGGCCGCAACCCCGAAAACGCCGTGGTTGCCGTTACCGAGGGCATAATGCGCCTGCTCTCGCCCGAAGAACTGCGCGGCGTCGTGGCCCACGAAATCGGGCACATCGTCAACCGCGACATTCTCATTCAGACCATTGCGGGCGTCATGGGGTCTGCCATTGTGACCCTTGCCAATATTTTTCAGTTTACGGCCATCTTCGGCGGCAACCGTGACGAAGAAGGCGGTGGAACCAACCCCATTGCAGCCATTGCCATGGCGCTGCTGGCTCCCATGGCTGCAGGCCTTATCCAGATGGCCATATCGCGCTCGCGCGAGTATCTGGCCGACGACACCGGCGCAGAGCTGTGCGGCCAGCCGCTGGCCCTTGCTGGCGCGCTGAACAAGCTGGGCATGGCCAGCGGCCAGATTCCCATGCAGGAAGGCAACCCCAGTACGGAACAGATGTTCATTGTTACACCCATGTTCGCCCACGGCGGCATGGCAAGCCTCTTCAGCACCCATCCGCCCCTGGAAGAACGCATCCAGCGCCTGCGCGCAATGGCTGCTTCCCGGCGCTGA
- a CDS encoding zinc-binding alcohol dehydrogenase family protein: MNAVIATGGLSPESPQAFTDQERPVPAPDTHDLLVKVAAAGMNPVDTKVFARLEQGVQRVLGWDAVGEVVAVGPQAGPFTPGQRVFYAGDLTRDGSNAEFQLVDARIAALAPSNLSNAEAAVMPLTSITAWEGVFDRLGFVAAPGANQGSSLLVIGGAGGVGSMIIQLAAWAGITVAATAGRPNSAQWCKELGASVVIGRDNIPARLKDAGLPQTDAIFCTTHAADHWAAMAEVINPQGSVCLIDDPSGPLDITLFKPKCARICWEFMFTRSLFHTHDMARQGQILDSVARMVEAGTLRTTLADTLAGLSANTVRQAHMRQSSETMVGKQVIVF, from the coding sequence ATGAACGCAGTTATCGCTACTGGCGGCCTCAGCCCGGAATCACCCCAGGCCTTCACAGATCAGGAGCGGCCTGTGCCTGCGCCCGACACGCATGACCTGCTGGTTAAAGTTGCTGCGGCAGGCATGAACCCGGTGGACACCAAGGTGTTTGCAAGACTTGAACAGGGTGTGCAACGCGTTCTTGGCTGGGACGCCGTTGGTGAAGTGGTGGCTGTGGGGCCGCAGGCCGGTCCGTTTACCCCTGGTCAAAGGGTTTTTTATGCGGGGGACCTTACCCGCGATGGCAGCAATGCCGAATTTCAGCTTGTGGACGCCCGTATCGCCGCGCTTGCGCCGTCAAACCTCAGCAACGCCGAGGCTGCTGTAATGCCGCTGACCAGCATAACAGCGTGGGAAGGCGTATTTGACCGCCTCGGCTTTGTTGCCGCCCCCGGTGCAAATCAGGGGAGCAGTCTGCTTGTCATCGGCGGTGCTGGCGGTGTGGGTTCCATGATCATCCAGCTTGCCGCATGGGCAGGCATAACGGTGGCAGCCACGGCAGGCAGGCCCAATTCAGCGCAATGGTGCAAGGAACTGGGAGCATCCGTGGTGATCGGACGCGACAACATCCCCGCCCGCCTGAAGGATGCAGGACTGCCCCAGACAGACGCCATTTTCTGCACCACCCACGCAGCCGATCACTGGGCCGCCATGGCCGAGGTGATCAACCCGCAAGGAAGCGTGTGCCTCATCGACGACCCTTCCGGCCCGCTGGACATAACCCTTTTCAAGCCCAAGTGCGCCCGCATCTGCTGGGAATTCATGTTCACCCGATCCCTGTTCCACACCCATGACATGGCCCGACAGGGGCAGATCCTCGACTCCGTGGCCCGCATGGTTGAAGCGGGCACCTTGCGCACCACGCTGGCCGACACGCTTGCAGGGCTTTCTGCCAATACAGTGCGACAGGCCCACATGCGGCAGTCTTCCGAAACCATGGTGGGCAAGCAGGTTATTGTTTTCTAG
- a CDS encoding DVU_2496 family lipoprotein: MYARLVCIALLGLALLACTKAQPAQEAAPAAPVEPCPFVYTYAPGNYIVDIASGSEVILDPGVQEFDLFCSPGDARAAVNEAVRLGVLTEGDWRIYRVEGTMEEIGQRQRNKQHTLTRMTQIVDWVAENL; this comes from the coding sequence ATGTACGCACGCCTTGTTTGCATTGCCCTGCTGGGTCTTGCGCTGTTAGCCTGTACCAAGGCCCAGCCCGCCCAGGAAGCTGCACCCGCCGCCCCTGTCGAGCCCTGCCCCTTTGTGTACACCTACGCACCGGGCAACTACATTGTTGATATCGCCAGCGGCTCGGAAGTGATTCTCGACCCCGGCGTGCAGGAATTTGACCTGTTCTGTTCACCGGGCGATGCCAGGGCCGCGGTAAACGAAGCTGTGCGTCTGGGTGTTTTGACAGAGGGCGACTGGCGTATTTATCGTGTTGAAGGTACCATGGAAGAAATTGGCCAGCGGCAGCGCAACAAGCAACACACGCTCACGCGCATGACCCAGATTGTCGACTGGGTGGCCGAGAACCTCTAG
- a CDS encoding class I SAM-dependent methyltransferase, which translates to MEDTFFVRHYLEKVASCPVCGGQQSQIVYEAGEGVMAQKCACGAYYCDHRLNQAGLSAYWQDYQNREHSAVKEECAQRQRMYVVDYEYIAQFLNPGAKVLDVGCADGLFLDMFAAAGHECHGVEFGHEAALKAAQKYPVQEGFFPDLDITPGFDLIIFRGVLQYVHAPRRFFSKAVSLLAAGGLVYVTAQPNMESFCHQVFRKRFRFSLTPCDCVGYTPQSLAGEFAALGCSTVGQTFFYEETPYANPACDIQAVSRAVDARNKGQEPEGLSPPFWGNMMTMVFRKD; encoded by the coding sequence ATGGAAGATACTTTTTTTGTCCGGCATTATCTGGAAAAAGTTGCTTCCTGTCCTGTGTGCGGAGGTCAGCAAAGCCAGATTGTCTATGAAGCTGGCGAGGGTGTAATGGCGCAAAAGTGTGCTTGCGGCGCATACTATTGCGACCATCGTCTTAATCAGGCTGGCCTGTCTGCATACTGGCAGGATTATCAGAACCGTGAACACAGCGCGGTAAAGGAAGAATGCGCCCAGCGGCAGCGCATGTATGTGGTGGACTACGAGTATATTGCGCAGTTTTTAAACCCCGGCGCCAAGGTGCTTGACGTTGGCTGTGCCGACGGCCTCTTTCTGGACATGTTTGCTGCCGCTGGGCACGAGTGCCACGGTGTGGAATTCGGGCATGAGGCGGCGCTAAAGGCGGCTCAAAAGTATCCTGTTCAGGAAGGGTTTTTTCCTGATCTGGACATAACCCCAGGTTTTGATCTGATCATATTTCGCGGCGTATTGCAGTATGTGCATGCGCCGCGCCGCTTTTTCAGCAAGGCTGTATCGCTGCTGGCTGCGGGCGGGCTTGTATATGTGACTGCCCAGCCCAACATGGAGTCTTTTTGCCATCAGGTGTTCCGCAAAAGATTCCGCTTCAGCCTTACCCCTTGTGACTGTGTGGGCTACACGCCGCAATCGCTGGCAGGCGAATTTGCGGCACTGGGCTGCAGCACAGTGGGGCAGACATTTTTTTACGAGGAAACCCCGTACGCAAACCCCGCGTGCGACATTCAGGCCGTTAGCAGGGCCGTGGATGCGAGGAACAAGGGGCAGGAGCCAGAAGGACTCTCTCCGCCTTTCTGGGGTAACATGATGACCATGGTCTTTCGCAAAGATTAG
- the argJ gene encoding bifunctional glutamate N-acetyltransferase/amino-acid acetyltransferase ArgJ, producing MQDDLPKGFRAGAAAACFKKAGRDDLGIIVSDITAVLAGMFTQNLFKAAPVLVCQEILASRGTARAVLANSGQANACTGDEGLANCRATQAMVAGLTGLEADEILPLSTGVVGAHLKMDLWLEAVPSLVKNIGTRDAEGFTRAFMTTDAFPKFSMREVTLAGGTVRLTVMAKGAGMICPNMATMLCVALTDAKVEREPWQAMFGRAVEKTFNRVSVDGDTSTNDTILGLANGASGVVAQSDADLALLEEALTDILGTVSHMLVMDGEGASKVIHITVTGAASDNDARTVARSVGHSQLVKTAIYGGDANWGRIVTAVGYSGAKFDPTKVSMKLCGIERFRKGCPVNEDQEDALAELLKAKDVQVEIDLGGGTGFYNFQASDLGHEYVSLNSDYRS from the coding sequence ATGCAGGACGATCTGCCAAAAGGTTTCAGGGCCGGTGCAGCGGCGGCATGCTTTAAAAAGGCTGGCCGTGATGACCTTGGCATCATAGTTTCAGACATAACCGCCGTGCTGGCGGGCATGTTTACCCAGAACCTGTTCAAGGCCGCGCCCGTGCTGGTGTGTCAGGAAATACTGGCAAGCCGTGGAACGGCCCGCGCTGTGCTGGCCAATTCCGGCCAGGCCAATGCCTGCACCGGCGACGAAGGCCTTGCCAACTGCCGGGCCACCCAGGCCATGGTTGCGGGCCTGACCGGGCTTGAGGCCGATGAAATCCTGCCCCTTTCCACAGGCGTTGTGGGTGCGCACCTCAAGATGGATCTGTGGCTCGAGGCTGTGCCCTCACTGGTCAAGAATATCGGTACACGCGATGCCGAGGGCTTTACGCGCGCCTTCATGACCACCGACGCCTTTCCCAAGTTTTCCATGCGTGAGGTAACCCTTGCTGGCGGCACAGTGCGCCTCACGGTCATGGCCAAGGGTGCGGGCATGATCTGCCCCAACATGGCCACCATGCTTTGCGTGGCCCTCACAGATGCCAAGGTGGAGCGTGAACCGTGGCAGGCCATGTTTGGCCGCGCGGTCGAAAAAACCTTCAACCGCGTGAGCGTTGATGGCGATACCTCCACCAATGATACCATTCTTGGTCTTGCCAACGGTGCTTCTGGCGTTGTGGCACAGAGTGATGCGGATCTGGCTTTGCTGGAAGAAGCCTTGACCGATATTCTCGGTACCGTGTCGCACATGCTGGTCATGGACGGCGAGGGTGCCAGCAAGGTCATCCATATTACCGTTACCGGCGCTGCCAGCGACAACGACGCCCGCACCGTGGCGCGCAGCGTAGGCCATTCGCAGCTGGTCAAAACCGCCATCTACGGCGGAGATGCCAACTGGGGCCGCATAGTGACCGCCGTGGGTTACAGCGGTGCAAAGTTTGACCCCACCAAGGTCAGCATGAAGCTGTGCGGTATCGAGCGCTTCCGCAAGGGATGCCCGGTCAATGAAGACCAGGAAGACGCACTGGCCGAACTGCTCAAGGCCAAGGACGTGCAGGTGGAAATTGATCTGGGCGGCGGCACGGGTTTTTATAACTTTCAGGCGTCCGACCTCGGCCACGAATACGTGAGCCTCAATTCCGACTACCGCTCATAG
- a CDS encoding LysR substrate-binding domain-containing protein yields MKQPDLEIDLLRTFVTVAETGSFTAAGDVLARTQSAISQQIRRLESIVGKSLFNRTSRAVVLSADGELLLAHAYAIIARNDETLRLMTAPPIEGRMRLGVAEDFIPRQLPVLLSRFGKAHPQVRLELMTGLSTMLVEKLNAGELDLVIAKRDAQPQTGRVIWREKLVWIASPEFMPDVNGTLPLVALPTPCSYRRIMLDVLRAAQLPWRISCTVHSIMGLQAAVIGNLGLSVLGRSFLGPGLVEAPESLALPAMPDTEIAVFGEETARLDLADCLVKFLTDALEGLTGSGRPLPMEIVGQICACKTLS; encoded by the coding sequence ATGAAACAGCCAGATCTAGAAATCGACCTGTTACGCACCTTTGTCACCGTAGCGGAAACAGGCAGTTTTACTGCGGCGGGTGATGTTCTTGCCCGCACGCAGTCGGCCATCAGCCAGCAGATACGCAGGCTGGAAAGCATTGTGGGCAAAAGTCTTTTCAACCGCACAAGCCGTGCCGTGGTGTTGAGCGCTGATGGCGAGCTGCTGCTGGCCCACGCCTACGCCATCATTGCACGCAACGACGAAACTCTGCGTCTCATGACAGCCCCGCCCATTGAGGGGCGCATGCGCCTTGGCGTGGCGGAGGACTTTATACCGAGGCAGCTGCCGGTGCTGCTTTCCCGATTTGGCAAGGCGCATCCGCAGGTGCGGCTTGAGCTCATGACAGGCCTCTCGACCATGCTGGTGGAAAAACTCAATGCTGGCGAACTGGATCTTGTGATTGCCAAGCGCGATGCCCAGCCGCAGACAGGTCGCGTCATATGGCGCGAAAAACTGGTGTGGATAGCCTCGCCCGAATTCATGCCAGACGTCAATGGCACGCTGCCGCTGGTAGCACTGCCAACGCCCTGCTCGTACCGGCGCATCATGCTGGATGTGCTGCGCGCGGCGCAGCTGCCCTGGCGCATCTCGTGCACCGTGCACAGTATCATGGGCTTGCAGGCTGCAGTTATTGGCAACCTCGGGCTCTCTGTGCTTGGACGTTCCTTTCTGGGGCCAGGGCTTGTGGAAGCGCCAGAATCGTTGGCTCTGCCAGCTATGCCCGATACTGAAATAGCTGTTTTTGGCGAGGAGACCGCCAGACTCGATCTTGCGGATTGCCTCGTAAAATTTTTGACCGACGCGCTCGAGGGGCTTACGGGAAGCGGTCGTCCACTGCCCATGGAAATTGTAGGGCAGATATGCGCGTGCAAAACACTGTCGTAG